The sequence GCGTGATACCCGGGGAAGCATCGGTGACTGTTGCGTGGAACCAGGATGGGGCCGAGCACCGGAAAGACGTGGACGGTGTCGTCGTGGCGGTGCCCGGAACCCAGGTCAAGGGCATGGTCCAGCGACTTGGCACCGAGCGGACGAAGTTTTTCGACGGGGTGCGATATTCACCCCAGGAGATACCGTTTTTCAAGCTGGATCACGAAATATCAGGCCTGCCGATGATGCGCCTGTATTCCCGCCGGGAAGATCCGATCTTGAATGCGATCATATACACATCTCCGCGACCTGACGGAGAGAAATTTCTGCGGGCCAAACTGAAGGCCAAATACATCAAGCGGGATTGGCAGCAGAGTGACGACGAGAGAATGGATGCGATAGAACACGAGATCGCGCGTTACTTTCCGGAGGCGGTCAGGGCCATCGAGGACCGCTTATTGCACAGATGGGAGGAGGCGCTTCCGATCTTCTATCCGGGTTATACCCGCTCGCTCAAAGAATTCTCGGATCTTCCGCCGATTCCCGGACTCGTGTTCGCCGGGGATTACCTCACCGGCGGCGATACCGGCCAGGCGTACCAGAGTGGACTCTGGGCGGCCGAGGAGTTGGCGAAACAGCTGAACTGAGAGGCCGGTGACCACATGGTCGACGCGGCCGGGTCGACGTGCCCGACTCAGGCGTCGTCCGGAACTGCTGTTCGCCACAGCACGAGCCGGCCCGCGTCAACGCCCGACGATCTCGAGGCTGCCGAGCGCTGTTGCCGCGCTCGCGAGCCGCCGATCGAAGGTGAAGAGCGTGCGCGCTCCGGCCATGGTCGCGAGCGCGAGGTGGAGGGCATCCGCTGCCCGCAGCGGGGCGCGTTCGCCGAGAACGAGGAGCAGCCGCTCGGCTTCGCGGTGGGACGATTCGGTGCCATCGACGCGGAGGAACTCGCCGCCGGCCAAATCACGGAGGAGCCGCTGATGGAGGCGCCGCGCCTCCAATGACCGAAGGCTTCCTTCCCGAACGCGTCGCGCCAGAAGGAACGTAAATTCGGTGACGCCGCTCCACCTCCTCGCTTTCCGCTTCCGGCAGAAAGAGCTTCGCGAGCGCACTCGTGTCGAGGTAGACGGGGCTAGATTCGATCGTCACGGTCTTCAGCGATCATCTCGACCGCGCTCTTCGATGCCCGTGAACGGATCGATCGGCGAAGCCTCCGATGACTCGAAAGCGGTTTTCGGCTCCTGCGCTCGATCGGGACCAGCTTGGCGACGGGTTTACCCCGCTCTTCGATCACTACCTCGCGGCCCTTTCGCACCTCGTCGATCAAGGCGGAAAGGTTCTGTCGTGCTTCTCGAATACCGGCGCGAGTCACGACCCGCAGTCGTGCTACAAGTAGCATCTCGGCGTCAATCCACTGGACAACCGCTGTGTGACGCTCATGGACCATCACCGACACTCACCGAACGAGATTCCGATCACCTCTGGTGACCACTGAAGAAACACCGTCTTTAGCGCGCCACAACGCGCGTCCCCTCGCTCCACCCTTCTCACGTGGTTCGGGGAACCGAGAGATC is a genomic window of Deltaproteobacteria bacterium containing:
- a CDS encoding PIN domain-containing protein codes for the protein MRSRSSFCRKRKARRWSGVTEFTFLLARRVREGSLRSLEARRLHQRLLRDLAGGEFLRVDGTESSHREAERLLLVLGERAPLRAADALHLALATMAGARTLFTFDRRLASAATALGSLEIVGR
- a CDS encoding type II toxin-antitoxin system prevent-host-death family antitoxin, which codes for MLLVARLRVVTRAGIREARQNLSALIDEVRKGREVVIEERGKPVAKLVPIERRSRKPLSSHRRLRRSIRSRASKSAVEMIAEDRDDRI